Genomic DNA from Misgurnus anguillicaudatus chromosome 18, ASM2758022v2, whole genome shotgun sequence:
CAGCCATGTCAATAAATGCTTAGCCTGCTTGTGTCTGcttaaacacaaacataaccctcttgctaaaatatctaaaaaaaaaagataaaaggaTAACTCTTGCATAAGTAGATAAATATAAGGAATGTCAAAATACATTAGaacctttaaaatatatacttattttataaatatatatataagtctGTCAGGGTTGCCAACTTTGGTGGTTTGTCTGGAGTGAGATTTCTCCCGAAACATGCGCTTGCTACGGCCTACTGGAAATTTTGGCCGGTGGACACCACAAGCCTCTTAACATCTAAACCTACACCGACTACATTCATTTCCAaatgtttgatgtttttgttttgataagTTTCTTTGTGTTTCTGGcaagtttctttttgttttgataAGTTTCTTTTTGTTAAATGTTACTTTGACTATTTGATTTATTATGTGATTGTTATGATCAGGGCTTTGCTGAAAAAGAGCTGAAAGTTCATCAAGCTCCCCTGAATAAAGTATGGTTGATTAACTAAGGTCATAATCTATGAGGTTAATGCATGAGTGAGGACTATACATGGCATTGCATTTATACTTTATCATCAACTCATGATCTGATTCAATAGGTTGTGTTAGTAAACTGAGGTTTTTAGTTTGCATAAAACACGGTGAATAAAACAAGGAATGGTGCTTATATTCATGAAATTACTATATATTGGGCCTTTAGAATGGTGTCTGTCATAAGAATCAGCCTCCTGTCTGTCATAAGAATTTTGCTTTGGCTAATATTCACATGTTTATTATCTAGGTCAGGTGTAACAAATAATCATCTTTGAGCTTACCTGCTTTAAGATATAATGCAAGGCTGCATTTTAAACATCTTACATTTGATTTATTGTCTGTTAATGAAGAAGTAATTTTAAGTTGTTCAGGAAATCTAAATTCCataataaaccttaaacttacttcaatAGAAGAGCTCAATACTAAGactttttggcaaaaaaagtaatttatttaaaagtaaatatggattaatcctttttttttttttacaaagttacAGAAGTTACAGACAAGACAAGTGAGtttttttctcttcttttgttTATGACTTCAAAATGAATAGTGTTTATTAGGCAGACTTTAGACAGAATGCAATAATTTACATTCGGTTAAGACATAATCAGTTGTTTACCACGATACTCATTAAGAGAGCTACATTCACAAATGTTATGTGAATTTGTCAGTTTAAGCCAAAAGACGAACATGGGCTTATTTAAGCGTTGTGCCGCGCACGATGCGTCGGATTTACACGTTCAAGGCTGTGAATCTTATCATTATACAGCTGTATAATAGTCAGCGTTAAATTACTTACATCTTTCTTGCACTTACACTCTGAGGAATCGCGCAGCTGTCCTCCTTTGAGTTGCACCTCTGTCTGTGATTTGATTCGTCATTTGGGAGTCAATTTGACTGTTTCTTACTTTATGGGGCGCAGACCTGTTGGCTTGTGACATCATACGACGGCGAGATCGATTTAAATGCATACTGAGTCATTTACTATTGAATCGGTCTCGCGGTACTGAGACGTCATATGCAGATTGGTCTGCGTGGCGGCGCAAGAAGCTAAACGagtgaaaaaaaaatacagcagcGAAGAATGTCTATTTAGCGTGAGATTTCTTTTTTGAGCGTGAAAGTTGGCAACCCTGCAATGTCTGTACATGTTCTTTTTCtacaattattttttaagtaGGCTAAATAAACAATTCGtattattactgttcctaaaaCAACAACAGGCTTCATAAGGATAGCcctaataatataaataaactgaACAGTTCTGTGCAATAACATTAAATGAAGACGTATTTACAAAAACACCCATGAAAAATTAAGCATTAACAAACCATTGTAAACCGCAATGTAATGCTACCACACCATTACACGACATAAACTTGCAAACCTCCCCTAACAGTAATTACTAACTAAGCTGTAACAAACAAGACAGCAAGAAACTTATGCAAAActgaataaattttttaaacttACCTCTAAAACCGCGCTGGCACTGTCGTTGTCCTTTCGCGCCCAAACTTGCCGTTATTCTGCTCTGCGCTTCTAAACTGAGTGGCGGTTGGCAACTGAAGGGtcattaccgccacctactggactGGGTGTAGCGCATTTAATAGTCAGTGGGggaattttttattatatactgtGTTCTTTGGgctattaattattaattgaGCAATACATGAAAATTAAAGTTAATTTAAATGTCACACTTTACATAATTATATGCAAATTTGCTAGACAAACACTATAAGAGATATAAAAGCAACAAAAATAATGTTAggttatttatttcataccaattcctgcaaaaataaaattaaataataaaatacaaaaattaaataaaaattataatgtCATTGATTTGTGATTATCAATAATATCGGTTTTGACTTATGATTGTTATTTGTTAATATACACTTAGTTGGCAGTTTTCTGATGATGGTAAACTAAGGCATTTCTATCTAAggcatttaagtcatttttgttAAACGTATTTAAAATAGCTGTTGATTCCCCAAAATGATCATACATTTGAAATCTTCTTGAACACTCACATATTTAGAGATGATCTGACCAGATAATTTTTACTTGCTGTATAAAAGCAAAAAACTTGTCTGATGGTGGTCCTGGGGGGAAAGGTCTTTAGGTCACAAAATAAACAGGACTTTATAGGATCGTAAATATGTTCactaaattacacaaaaattcacCCAATTTGATTTGAAGTGTGCAGATTAAGCTGACCAAAAATCAACATTGAGTCAATGTTTGGCTTTTCaacattgaaaaataaatttattataaacattgatTCAATGTTTGGATTTTCAACATTGAGAAAGCAATACATTAGCAACgttgatttaatattatttagcattGAAATTTCAAACTTGACCATAATGATGATTCTGATGGAATTTCAACATTTAATCAATGTCACCTTGCTATCTGGGTAGTTACATAAAAATCACTTAAGTTGCTGGTCTCCGGTCTATGAGATGATTGCTTTAGTTTCCTGTTGCATCATGGGAAAGACGGGATAGACAAGTATTCATCGATGCTTGCTTCAGAATCTGGGTGGACTCATTAAAGCATTTAAGAATTTCTTGCCTACTTCTTGTAAACTACCATTGGCTCATAGAGAGCACCCATCAAGATCAAGTCTGATATGTAGTGTTACACTCCACAATCATGCAGTCAAATAACCACAGACTAATGTATGAGTCTTattcataaagtttattaaaacagcACAACACATCAAGTCATGATGATAGTAAGAGCTCCACTAGAAACCACAGCTCCCTCACTAGAGGTGGACACCACATCAACTGCTCTACCTGCAGAACAAGAGAGAGAAATGAAAAATCCACCACCACATAGAAAGCTGTTTCTCAACACGTTTCCATGTTCCTACATTCTACAACCTGGTAGGCGATTGATCCTTCCCATCTTGTGGACATCTCATTAAGAAGTATTAGTCAttaagttgaaaatgttgaGACAATTTAACATTCATGTTAAGACCACCTATATAAATGATCAGTGAAACCAATTTTACAGCGCCTAAGAAATGTTTGTCTTCATTTTAATGTAGGAATGCTATGAACTTTACTCAATGCACTTGATAATGTATGGGAAACCTTACACTCAAGGGAGTTCATTTATGTCACTTCACTTAATGCGCTCGGCCCTCACGTCTTCGAGGAAACAAGGATGCAAAGAACTGAGAAGCACCTCAACACTTAACCAACTTACGTTTCCTGGCACAGCTCTGCTCACAGGAGCCAGAAGCAGGATGGCAGACTGCAGTACTGCAGTGAATGAAGATCTGACAAGAGAACATGAACCTTTAGTACCTTCAAACATACAGAGAGTAAAAGTGTTAGGTGATCAAGTGATCATACAGTTTCCTGCAGAGGGGCCATTGATGCTGGATCCACAAATGTAAACATCTTTACAATAAAGCGTTTGTAGTGGGTTGGGAACGGTAGATCAGAAGAGCCAACCACAGGAACCAGAGTGCTCAGGTAACGATCATCCTGGTAAGGGCATCTAAAACAGAGACTGCAGTCAGGACTTGTTCACATCAGGCTAACTGGACAAACAACTCACATCCTACTTACCCATTAACTAGAAGGTCCCACTGGGGTAGACTGAGTGGACTCTGGGTTGTTGTCGCCCAACAATGTCCCAACATCAGGACAATATTGGGGTCAGTCCGCTCCATAATGCGCACCTCAACGTACACAGGCTCTCGCAGGACCTTAGTGACTGGATATTCAGCGTCACTGTAGTAGGAAGTGTACGCCTCATCCCCTGAGGAACATCATGTGCGTTACTGTTGAATGCAGTTTTACAAAAGATACTGCAGCAGCTTGTTTCAGGAAGACATTTATGAGTTACCTTCTGCACAGCCTTTGGTGACACACTGACCATTTGCCAGTCTAAGCTCCACCCTGAGGGGTCCAGGAGCAGCTACTGGTGGAGGAGGAGGAACAGTGTTGACCTCCACAACCAGAGCTTCCACAGCAGTGGCAGAATATCTACACTGGAAGAGAAGCCTACACAACAAACAGTGAACTTCTTGTATTTGTTCATTGAGCTCTAATCATGATAAAACACAAATGACCTACTCAAAATGGCTGTCTCTTGTGATGGAGCCAAGAGGTCCAATCCCCACTTCATAGGATGAAGTCATTCTGTTCTCATAAACCACATAGCCGTTTTCCTCCTGTCAACAGGAAGATGGTCAAAGTAAAATCTGTTCTAGGACATCAAAATCAACAGCAAACTCACCATCATGCTCGTTCCACAGGCTGTGACAGGAAACTGGTATATGGCAAAGGAAGGTGTGGAACCAACAGGAGCACAAGGTGGATCACTTCCACCCAGTAGATGGATCGAATCCAGACTCAGATGAGGCAGTGTAACATCTCTAGCCACCACTAACACAAACTGACCATCTCTGATACACTGGACAGTCACTGAAATGAGAAGACAGTAAGTCACCAGAGAAACTGTGTGACAGGTAAGGTTTTACTAGTTTAACAATCTTACCTGACATCCCATAATAACACTGCTGTCCATTAAAGCAGCAGTTGATAGCTTCACACTCAGCACCACTGATACCAGGTTGTCCACATTGGATCTGATCAGAATCAGCAACACTACACTTGTTAAGAGGATCTGTTTTCAGCACTGGCAGCTGCTGCGGTTGTTTTTGTTGCTGCTGTGGCAGCTGCTGCGGTTGCTTttgttgctgctgtggcggctgCTGCGGTTGTTTTTGTTGCTGCTGCGGTTGTTTTTGTTGCTGCTGCTGTGGTGGTTGTTTTTgttgctgaaactgaaacaTCTGAGGAGACTGTTGTACAGGTTGTTGAGCAACTAAAGCTTGAGGAATCTGGGGTGAATTACTCCACCGTGGAACAGCATGGCAGAAAGCACAAACCCACACAAACAGCACCAACTGCCTCATAAACCAACTCTCTGCCATTGTTCCAGAATTGAGTACACCACCAATGTGTTTCCCTACTCTTTATATATTCTACACACTGCCACTTTAACACTGGTCCCTCCCTGTTCAATTAACAATCATGGTCCTTCAGATTAACTCTAAGTGCCTACAAGCCGCCgctaattattattaataaatgtgTCTGCACTAACATTGGACAATACCAAGAGTTTTACTAAATCaatggttctcaactccagtcctcggccccccttcccagaacattttagatgtctccatatattaaacacctgattcagttcatcagcttgCAGATGTTAATTAAGGAAAAGTTTCATTCTGGCAGGAGCCTAATgagtggaatcaggtgtttcatataaggatacatctaaaacattctgggaaggGGGgctgaggactggagttgagaaccactgtactaAATGATTTCACTAGAACTCTCATCTTTACAGCATGACAAACAGCCATTCTAGAGGATAATTTTTCATTGTGCAAGAGGAATGCATTTAAACTAAGGCTAAAGATGTGCTATGCTCTGTAGACTTTATTGAATCTTTTCCAAAAGAAGCATTCATGGATAAACAAAGCGTAaaggcagatatttttactgagaTCTTTTACATTCACAGTTTTACTCTGATTATGCTTAATAAGCTGGTCACTTGTAAGGTCGTGTCAACTCactgaaatattttctttaaagtaaAATCCAATCGGCACAGGTAGACTTCTGTCCATTTCCCTAATTTCATGTTAACGCCTgaaaggtgctgtgtgtagattttagcggcatctaatgGTGAGAttatgaattgcaaccaacatctcagtccacagctcacccctccctttagAATCACATAGAggagctacagtagccgccacaggacaaacacatcaTCATCTGGGACAGCATAATGACGAAATGCGTTcagtagagcagtttgtccatttagggctacagtagaaacatgatggtgacttccatgtaagggaacccgtggtgtatgtagataaataTGTCTcattcaaaagtaataaaaacaatacagtttattatgtaaattctttatacaccactgatagtATAGTCACgtacattaaattacatttctgtcaagagatccttctaaagtTACACAATACACATTTCCATTGCACATCCAAAAACTCCTTTAAACAATGTTCTCCAACTAATCCTGACCTTGTGCATTGATCCAAGGATGAAGCATGACTTTAAACCAGGAGTGGggaatcctggtcctggagggccactgtcctgaaAAATCTAATCTAAGGCCCTGTCcaaaatggcgcacttcatgtggactttcggtctcgtggacTTAAATTGTGTGTGCTCGGTTAGTCTACGAgtctgtagggtgtcccatctgtcatttttacactttgaaatgtgctcatcagcgcccccttgatGCGAACTCTGatgaagcccgcactgcagcaggctttagGCACTTTACCAAGATAATCGTCCGATttccccccttccgacaatctCAGCTATGTCCTGATTATCGCGATGgttttacagattattttatcatatacgtcatcaagactgtcttattttagaatattaacagttataaaATTGACTATTATTCCTAGTTTATCGTATATTGTTGTAATATACTTATGACTTGCCAAtataatgctcagttaacttgaataaaccaggtttcatgacgtatgcagcctgcatatgcgacctccgcaggctacagcattcggattgagaaacggccaaagtgaagttgatgggACAGCAGAAATTATCAGCTTGTTGATTTGTGGCAACATCATGAATGTTTATACAACATGTCTTGTAAAAATTATTCCAAGCACTATCATTGAAATGTCTTCCTGCATACCGTCCaccatgcttattctgaagtcttGCGAGATTTTGTGGGATTTCCTATGTTCCCAGTCGAGACTCTTTGTGTGTGGTGTTCTGTCTTTGACACATAATGGTGCAACAaacactataggagcaaaacggttaa
This window encodes:
- the LOC141348994 gene encoding zona pellucida sperm-binding protein 4-like isoform X3, coding for MAESWFMRQLVLFVWVCAFCHAVPRWSNSPQIPQALVAQQPVQQSPQMFQFQQQKQPPQQQQQKQPQQLPQQQQKQPQQLPVLKTDPLNKCSVADSDQIQCGQPGISGAECEAINCCFNGQQCYYGMSVTVQCIRDGQFVLVVARDVTLPHLSLDSIHLLGGSDPPCAPVGSTPSFAIYQFPVTACGTSMMEENGYVVYENRMTSSYEVGIGPLGSITRDSHFELLFQCRYSATAVEALVVEVNTVPPPPPVAAPGPLRVELRLANGQCVTKGCAEGDEAYTSYYSDAEYPVTKVLREPVYVEVRIMERTDPNIVLMLGHCWATTTQSPLSLPQWDLLVNGCPYQDDRYLSTLVPVVGSSDLPFPTHYKRFIVKMFTFVDPASMAPLQETIFIHCSTAVCHPASGSCEQSCARKRRAVDVVSTSSEGAVVSSGALTIIMT
- the LOC141348994 gene encoding zona pellucida sperm-binding protein 4-like isoform X2 translates to MAESWFMRQLVLFVWVCAFCHAVPRWSNSPQIPQALVAQQPVQQSPQMFQFQQQKQPPQQQQQKQPQQQQKQPQQLPQQQQKQPQQLPVLKTDPLNKCSVADSDQIQCGQPGISGAECEAINCCFNGQQCYYGMSVTVQCIRDGQFVLVVARDVTLPHLSLDSIHLLGGSDPPCAPVGSTPSFAIYQFPVTACGTSMMEENGYVVYENRMTSSYEVGIGPLGSITRDSHFELLFQCRYSATAVEALVVEVNTVPPPPPVAAPGPLRVELRLANGQCVTKGCAEGDEAYTSYYSDAEYPVTKVLREPVYVEVRIMERTDPNIVLMLGHCWATTTQSPLSLPQWDLLVNGCPYQDDRYLSTLVPVVGSSDLPFPTHYKRFIVKMFTFVDPASMAPLQETIFIHCSTAVCHPASGSCEQSCARKRRAVDVVSTSSEGAVVSSGALTIIMT
- the LOC141348994 gene encoding zona pellucida sperm-binding protein 4-like isoform X1 — translated: MAESWFMRQLVLFVWVCAFCHAVPRWSNSPQIPQALVAQQPVQQSPQMFQFQQQKQPPQQQQQKQPQQQQKQPQQPPQQQQKQPQQLPQQQQKQPQQLPVLKTDPLNKCSVADSDQIQCGQPGISGAECEAINCCFNGQQCYYGMSVTVQCIRDGQFVLVVARDVTLPHLSLDSIHLLGGSDPPCAPVGSTPSFAIYQFPVTACGTSMMEENGYVVYENRMTSSYEVGIGPLGSITRDSHFELLFQCRYSATAVEALVVEVNTVPPPPPVAAPGPLRVELRLANGQCVTKGCAEGDEAYTSYYSDAEYPVTKVLREPVYVEVRIMERTDPNIVLMLGHCWATTTQSPLSLPQWDLLVNGCPYQDDRYLSTLVPVVGSSDLPFPTHYKRFIVKMFTFVDPASMAPLQETIFIHCSTAVCHPASGSCEQSCARKRRAVDVVSTSSEGAVVSSGALTIIMT